Proteins found in one Aethina tumida isolate Nest 87 chromosome 1, icAetTumi1.1, whole genome shotgun sequence genomic segment:
- the LOC109597333 gene encoding HEAT repeat-containing protein 5B isoform X1: protein MELSHSLTLNEEALAQIPEAKRPVFIFEWLRFLDKVLVAAQKNDIKGCQKQLIQQLLSHFQESPGPPTRKLIARNLATLFSVGDTVLLFDPVDKCDDILKNKDDSPSFLPKRLAAICCVGTMYEKLGRMMGRSYENTVHILIRSLRSAESQTRIEIMLTLEKVCAGMGTAIANVHKDIYKAARNCLIDRVMAVRCAASRCLLEMLNHAPFLYTTELESLATLCFRAFDGSNYEVRCSVAKLLGALIAMTQQQQQQTNLNKHSQLKGVKLVSLDEALSILMSGFLRGGVGFLKGTGEIIKGSSGVNREVRVGVTHGYVTFVQILGSVWLERNMKTFLSHILYLVANPKAASSHVDAVYSRKCINFILRSVLGKMLGEKAQTSACKEIAQIIVREMNSIDFNPENAKDFNQETLFSQHLLVCALQEVGSLVLSLGTTAHDLITDHTLNLIDVTLSVLTHPCQAARLAAAWCLRCICVAVPSQVSPLIDRCVNGIEQYRTSPEAISGYSAALAAVLGGVKLSPLGVPHMKGKIIFNTAEELLRSASQNSRLSLNRTHAGWLLIGAIMTLGIPVVRGLLPRMLLLWRNSFPRSPKELESEKARGDVFTWQVTLEGRAGALSAMHSFLHNCPELINEDTNRRLLAPIENALIMLTNIQGILKQNGQQLKASAAMVRLRLCETLLLLQPQSYENSYTHLLRMLVAEFTLTENPANTTTSQLRTVCHADDSVILGTWLQETDHRTIEDQMEPNRRADGEHLQPNSAAGSGALEHDPCCLYRPIPQGEIIPGPLPLGVAVIDMSVLLFGQIFPRVTNKHRVQMIDHFSECIKHAKSTRQEAVQMNVFTALLSGLKVLNEVKLSLGQEEIKKSIVNLIIGALTSSNPILRCAAGEAVGRMAQVVADPKFTAELAQTSFDRLKSARDVASRTGHSLALGCLHRYVGGMGSSQHLNTSVSILLALAQDQTSPIVQVWSLHALALIADSGGPMFRGYVEPTLSLALKLLLNVPQSHIDVHQCIGKVLSALITTIGPELQGNTSSICTARSSFLCACAIMQDHQDPLVQAEATGCLQQLHLFAPRHVNLSSLVPTLCRTLSSNHLLLRKAAISCLRQLAQREAKEVCEHAMTLASESRDHNTVEGLLITETGLPGVFFSMLDTETDAGLIKDIHDTIISMLQVLAADNLSQWLGLCKDVLTVATESNTDDQNMATNEGDDNDGEADDDQEEFHADQNDSSHPAVQPRWPTRVFAAECVRKIIAACETNNKSAHFDLIHAKESQQNNRGKNDFLVLHLADLIRMAFIAATSDSDPLRLEGLKTLQEIIEKFAKIPEPEFPGHLLLEQYQAQVGAALRPAFSPDTSSLVTAAACQVCSTWIGSNVARDLNDLRRVHQLLVSSLTKLQNKTSVTHLYNESLFTLEKLAILKAWAEVYIVAMKGNDSSSINNVGQNPQIIPANDEFTDFEFRGESLLTLVQPELVSLSQHWLAALKDHALLSLPNEFSSQLPHDGGAFYTNETMESSRPHYVSSWAPILHAAALWLNSECFKKSTSDNAISNIDNALNNNPAMENSADKFHLLFGICMEALCSTKSTESIESIITCLQAVYTLLDTSFTRQLLIADGCLSIELCNVLHRLILTKDSHAAQLMCMEVLNQVIKAAREQLEEKIQMKMKENSTSLEVELLGEGGEQGKLVPGKSLVFSLLEVCLCLLIRQIPSLSPTPNSTIVNSLRIMQNNEQSSELIASAIGKMQNLHKLCSPQGALSILPTILYLTTGVIKEVATKNISDDTVLASNPSVQAALQCLKILATDPYAKYEGSVEYWQKLLQSTLAKILDLAKTSDENKLDEVTMMLAIAVFVLHAPSKVVTAPNLQYPCINHFRQCLQSPNTTVKLKCVKMLKSLFSHPDRAVATPYIHTLAPQLVEFLYSDSARKINSDGELSVTLEAIVTIESLVGLAEPQNRLQMLSLLVPILVNYLLIDQALRSANKYAVQLHEISLQTLMKIGPKYPQEFKKLMSTATDLRTKLENAIRFNQQSNIKIKNEVNINQSISSHAPSIKLKTDFSNFS, encoded by the exons ATGGAGTTATCACATAGTCTGACTTTGAATGAAGAAGCTTTAGCCCAAATCCCTGAGGCCAAAAGACCTGTCTTTATCTTCGAATGGCTTCGCTTCCTTGACAAAGTTCTTGTAGCTGctcaaaaa AATGATATTAAAGGATGTCagaaacaattaattcaaCAACTTCTAAGCCATTTTCAAGAATCTCCAGGACCACCGACTAGAAAATTAATAGCAAGGAATCTTGCTACATTATTTTCTGTCGGTGACACGGTATTGTTATTTGACCCGGTGGATAAGTGTGAtgatatattgaaaaacaaaGACGACTCTCCAAGTTTTTTGCCTAAACGATT GGCAGCCATATGCTGTGTGGGTACCATGTACGAAAAATTAGGCAGGATGATGGGAAGATCATATGAGAACACTGTACATATCTTAATTAGGTCGCTGAGAAGTGCTGAATCCCAAACGCGAATTGAAATAATGTTGACATTAGAAAAG GTTTGTGCTGGTATGGGTACGGCCATAGCAAATGTGCATAAAGACATTTACAAAGCAGCTCGTAATTGTCTGATAGATAGAGTAATGGCAGTGAGATGTGCTGCTTCACGATGCTTATTAGAAATGTTAAATCACGCACCCTTTCTTTACACCACTGAATTGGAAAGTTTAGCTACTCTCTGCTTCAGAGCTTTTGATGGATCTAACTATGAAGTGAGATGTTCTGTTGCAAAACTTTTAGGTGCATTAATAGCTATgacacaacaacaacaacaacagacCAATTTGAACAAACAtt ctcAACTTAAGGGTGTTAAACTAGTGTCCTTAGATGAAGCCCTAAGTATTTTGATGTCGGGATTTTTAAGAGGGGGTGTTGGATTTCTTAAAGGAACTGGTGAAATTATCAAGGGCAGTTCAGGAGTAAATAGAGAAGTTAGAGTGGGTGTAACACAT GGATATGTAACGTTTGTTCAAATTCTTGGAAGTGTGTGGTTGGAGAGGAACATGAAAACCTTCCTTTCTCACATTCTCTACTTAGTTGCTAACCCCAAAGCTGCATCATCACATGTAGATGCAGTATATTCACGAAAatgtataaactttattttaagaagCGTTTTGGGTAAAATGTTGGGTGAGAAAGCACAAACTTCAGCCTGCAAAGAAATTGCTCAAATCATTGTACGTGAAATGAATTCTATAGATTTTAACCCTGAAAATGCAAAAGACTTTAATCAAGAGACATTGTTTAGTCAGCATTTATTAGTATGTGCTTTACAAGAAGTTGGGAGTTTAGTGTTAAGTTTGGGCACCACAGCTCATGATTTAATTACAGATCACACACTAA atTTAATTGATGTTACATTGAGTGTTTTGACACATCCTTGTCAAGCAGCACGTTTAGCAGCCGCTTGGTGTTTAAGATGTATATGTGTTGCTGTACCAAGTCAAGTATCCCCACTCATTGATCGTTGTGTAAATGGAATAGAACAGTATCGCACATCTCCCGAAGCTATATCTGGTTACAGTGCTGCATTAGCTGCCGTATTAGGAGGTGTGAAACTCTCTCCTTTAGGTGTTCCTCATATGAagggtaaaattattttcaacactGCTGAAGAATTACTTAGAAGTGCCAGTCAAAATAGTCGACTGTCGTTAAACAGGACGCATGCTGGTTGGCTGCTGATAGGAGCCATAATGACACTGG gtatCCCCGTGGTTCGCGGTTTATTACCGAGAATGTTGCTGTTATGGAGAAATTCCTTCCCTAGGTCGCCTAAGGAGTTAGAATCGGAAAAGGCCCGTGGTGATGTGTTCACATGGCAAGTTACTTTAGAGGGCCGCGCAGGAGCTCTATCAGCAATGCATAGTTTTCTACATAACTGCCCGGAGTTGATTAATGAAGACACTAATAGAAGATTACTTGCACCTATTGAAAAtgctttaattatgttaacaaA CATACAAGGAATTCTGAAGCAAAATGGACAACAGCTGAAAGCGTCAGCAGCCATGGTCAGATTAAGACTGTGTGAAACTTTGCTTCTTCTTCAACCACAAAGCTATGAAA ATTCATATACTCATCTTTTGAGGATGTTGGTGGCAGAATTCACTTTGACGGAAAATCCTGCAAACACAACTACTTCTCAACTAAGAACAGTATGCCATGCCGATGATTCGGTAATTTTAGGAACGTGGCTGCAAGAGACTGATCACAGAACAATCGAAGATCAG ATGGAACCTAATCGCAGGGCAGATGGTGAACAT TTGCAACCAAACAGTGCTGCAGGATCTGGGGCATTGGAACATGATCCTTGTTGTTTATACCGTCCCATTCCCCAG ggaGAAATCATTCCCGGTCCACTTCCTCTTGGTGTGGCAGTTATAGACATGTcagtattattatttggtCAAATATTTCCGAGGGTAACCAATAAACACAGAGTGCAAATGATTGACCACTTTTCCGAGTGCATTAAACACGCCAAAAGTACCAGACAAGAGGCAGTACAAATGAATGTGTTCACTGCACTTCTTAGTGGACTTAAAG tattGAACGAAGTTAAATTGAGTTTGGGCCAAGAAGAAATTAAGAAAtctatagtaaatttaataatcggcGCACTCACATCTTCCAATCCAATATTACGATGTGCAGCTGGAGAAGCAGTGGGTAGGATGGCACAGGTAGTGGCCGATCCTAAGTTCACCGCGGAATTGGCACAAACTAGTTTTGATAGATTGAAATCGGCAAGAGATGTGGCAAGTAGGACTGGACATTCACTAGCCCTTGGTTGTTTACATCGATACGTCGGTGGTATGGGATCCAGTCAACATTTGAACACCAGCGTGTCAATATTACTCGCACTCGCGCAGGATCAAACTTCTCCTATAGTACAAGTTTGGTCTTTGCATGCGTTGGCTCTAATTGCAGACTCTGGTGGACCTATGTTTAGGGGTTATGTGGAACCAACTTTATCTTTAGCCTTGAAACTGCTTCTAAACGTTCCACAGTCTCACATAGACGTGCATCAGTGTATAGGGAAAGTTTTGTCGGCTTTGATCACCACCATTGGCCCAGAATTACAGGGCAATACTTCTAGTATATGTACTGCCAGGTCGTCTTTCTTGTGCGCGTGCGCAATAATGCAAGATCATCAGGATCCGCTGGTTCAGGCGGAAGCGACTGGGTGTTTGCAACAACTGCACCTCTTCGCCCCTAGACACGTAAACTTATCTTCTTTGGTGCCAACACTATGT agGACTCTTTCAAGTAATCAtcttttattaagaaaagcAGCCATATCTTGTTTACGACAACTGGCGCAACGGGAAGCTAAGGAAGTGTGCGAACACGCGATGACATTGGCAAGTGAAAGTAGAGATCATAACACTGTTGAAGGACTTCTTATAACAGAAACGGGTCTTCCTGGTGTTTTCTTTAGCATGTTAGATACCGAAACAGATGCGGGATTGATCAAAGACATTCATGATACAATAATAAGCATGTTACAAGTACTCGCGGCCGATAATTTATCTCAATGGTTGGGATTATGTAAGGATGTATTGACTGTTGCTACAGAATCAAATACAGACGACCAAAATATGGCCACGAATGAAGGTGATGATAACGATGGTGAAGCTGATGATGATCAGGAAGAATTTCATGCTGACCAGAATGATTCGTCACATCCTGCGGTCCAACCAAGATGGCCTACAAGAGTTTTTGCCGCCGAGTGTGTACGGAAAATAATTGCTGCTTGTGAAACGAATAACAAATCTGCACATTTCGATCTAATACATGCAAAAGAATCGCAACAAAATAATCGTGGTAAAAACGATTTCCTAGTCCTTCATCTGGCTGACTTGATAAGAATGGCATTTATTGCGGCAACCAGTGATTCAGATCCTCTTCGTTTGGAAGGATTAAAAACACTCCAAGagataatagaaaaatttgcTAAAATACCAGAGCCCGAATTTCCAGGACATCTACTTTTGGAACAATATCAAGCACAAGTGGGAGCAGCCTTAAGACCGGCGTTTTCACCCGATACTTCGTCGCTTGTAACTGCGGCTGCTTGTCAGGTTTGCTCAACATGGATAGGATCCAATGTTGCCAGGGATCTAAACGACTTACGCAGGGTGCATCAGTTACTTGTATCCTCCCtcacaaaattacaaaataaaacaagtgtAACTCATTTGTACAACGAAAGTTTGTTTACCTTGGAAAAACTGGCAATACTCAAAGCTTGGGCGGAAGTTTATATTGTTGCAATGAAAG gtaaCGATTCATCTTCCATAAACAACGTGGGACAAAATCCGCAAATAATTCCGGCAAATGATGAGTTTACAGACTTTGAATTCAGAGGCGAAAGTTTACTAACACTTGTACAGCCTGAATTAGTTAGTTTGTCACAACATTGGCTGGCAGCGTTAAAGGATCACGCACTGTTGTCACTTCCTAACGAGTTTTCCAGTCAACTTCCACATGATGGAGGAGCTTTTTATACAAACGAAACTATGGAATCATCTAGACCTCATTATGTATCATCCTGGGCTCCAATTTTACATGCTGCTGCGTTGTGGTTAAATTCGGAATGTTTTAAGAAAAGCACTTCAGATAATGCAATAAGTAATATCGACAATgccttaaataataatcctGCTATGGAAAATTCTGCTGATAAATTTCACTTATTAtttg gTATATGTATGGAGGCACTATGTTCCACAAAATCTACAGAATCAATTGAAAGCATCATAACATGCTTACAAGCAGTTTATACATTGTTGGATACTTCATTTACAAGACAGTTGCTAATAGCAGATGGATGCCTGAGCATAGAACTATGTAATGTGTTGCACAGATTGATTTTAACAAAAGACAGCCACGCAGCACAGTTAATGTGTATGGAAGTGTTGAACCAAGTTATTAAAGCTGCAAGAGAACAATTAGAAGAAAAGatacagatgaaaatgaaGGAAAATAGCACTAGTTTAGAAGTCGAATTATTAGGTGAAGGTGGAGAACAGGGAAAATTAGTCCCTGGAAAGTCATTAGTTTTTTCTCTACTCGAAGTTTGCCTTTGTTTATTGATAAGGCAAATTCCGTCTCTCAGCCCAACTCCAAActcaacaatagtaaattctCTAAGAATTATGCAGAACAATGAACAGTCGAGTGAACTTATAGCTTCAGCTATAGGAAAAATGCAAAATCTTCATAAACTTTGCTCTCCTCAAGGAGCTTTGTCAATTTTACCcactattttgtatttaactaCAGGGGTTATTAAAGAAGTTGCCACAAAGAATATTAGTGACGACACCGTATTAGCTAGCAACCCTTCAGTGCAAGCTGCACTGCAGTGTCTCAAAATTTTAGCTACTGATCCTTATGCAAAATATGAAGGGAGTGTGGAGTATTGGCAGAAACTTTTGCAAAGTACCTTGGCCAAAATTTTAGATCTTGCAAAAACTAGTGATGAAAATAAGCTGGATGAAGTCACAATGATGTTGGCTATAGCTGTTTTTGTTCTGCACGCGCCTTCTAAAGTTGTGACTGCACCAAATCTCCAATATCCATGTATAAATCATTTCAGACAATGTCTTCAAAGTCCGAATACAACG gttaaattaaaatgtgttaaaatgcTTAAATCTCTGTTCTCACACCCCGACAGGGCAGTGGCAACTCCATATATTCATACATTAGCTCCACAATTAGTTGAATTTCTCTATTCCGATTCTGCAAGGAAAATAAATTCTGATGGTGAATTATCAGTTACATTAGAAGCTATTGTAACAATAGAATCGTTAGTAGGATTAGCTGAACCCCAAAATC gaTTGCAAATGTTATCATTGTTGGTCCCAATTCTggtcaattatttattgatagatCAAGCACTTAGATCAGCCAACAAATATGCTGTTCAGCTACATGAGATTAGTTTGCAAACGTTAATGAAGATAGGTCCAAAATATCCACAG gaatttaaaaaactaatgagTACTGCGACTGATTTAAggacaaaattagaaaatgctATCAGATTTAATCAACAgtctaacataaaaattaaaaatgaagttaatataaatcagTCAATATCAAGTCATGCTccatctataaaattaaaaacagatttTAGTAACTTCTcctaa